Proteins from a single region of Anthonomus grandis grandis chromosome 10, icAntGran1.3, whole genome shotgun sequence:
- the LOC126741407 gene encoding uncharacterized protein LOC126741407 has protein sequence MHEVRALLDSGSQSNFITTDLAAFLNLNIKELSVSVIDLNCVVLDKITNALPTLSVDKEKLKIPSNIVLADSFFNIPSKIDILIGAEVFYELLSYGQIKIEENLPILQKTCFGWIVSGRLPCSNNNDNDEQGQHQTFCNLSVTENFSQQIERFWKLEEVQPTMILKKEELECEELFMTTTKHNKDGRFIVQLPTKGNINNIGSSLKMAEKRFLKLERKLNANQALKNEYSHFLQEYEELGHMSKLNENEIVNNVECVYYMPHHAVVKEDSTTTKLRVVFDASAKTDKGISLNEVLKAGPTIQDDLYSILIRFRKHNIVLGADAEKMYRQVWIDPAQRNLQRIVWRSSPNEDIKHFRLNTLTYGTTPASYLAIRCLHEAAKEQEKNYPKACYEIINNFYVDDYLSGGSTVEEVIKLKNEISEILKKRGFKLRKWVSNKKEIFEEEEVNNLQQYIVVKEVTKTLGLIWNIKQDTLQYVVVLSRGAVCSVISISIAPKIFRQRNTLSDRDWVPGNSPLTSIANIAPSH, from the exons ATGCACGAGGTAAGGGCACTATTGGACTCCGGTTCTCAATCTAATTTTATAACAACGGATTTGGcggcatttttaaatttaaatataaaggaGCTAAGTGTGTCGGTCATAG ATTTGAATTGTGTTGTGTTAGACAAAATAACTAATGCTCTGCCAACATTATCAGTTGACAAGGAGAAACTTAAAATTCCCTCCAACATAGTTTTGGCAGACTCATTTTTCAATATACCAtcaaaaatagatattttaattggGGCTGAAGTTTTCTATGAACTATTGAGTTATGGGcaaattaaaattgaagaaaatttgccaatattacaaaaaacttGTTTTGGATGGATCGTTTCTGGAAGATTACCCTGCagtaataataatgataatgatgAGCAGGGTCAACATCAAACATTTTGTAACTTATCAGTAACTGAGAATTTTAGCCAACAAATAGAAAGGTTTTGGAAACTTGAAGAGGTTCAGCCaacaatgattttaaaaaaggagGAATTGGAGTGTGAAGAATTATTTATGACAACAACAAAGCATAATAAAGATGGAAGATTTATTGTGCAACTACCCACCAAAGGAAATATCAATAATATTGGTTCCTCTCTAAAAATGgcagaaaaaagatttttaaagttggagAGAAAACTAAATGCAAATCAGGCAttgaaaaatgaatattcaCATTTTCTACAGGAATATGAAGAGCTGGGACATATGTCTAAActcaatgaaaatgaaatagtaAATAACGTGGAATGTGTATATTACATGCCTCACCATGCGGTGGTAAAAGAAGACAGCACAACAACAAAATTGCGCGTAGTGTTTGATGCCAGTGCAAAAACAGATAAAGGTATCAGTTTAAATGAAGTATTAAAGGCAGGACCTACCATTCAAGATGATTTGTATTCTATTTTAATAAGATTTAGAAAGCACAACATTGTTTTAGGAGCTGACGCAGAGAAAATGTATAGACAAGTTTGGATCGATCCTGCACAAAGAAATCTACAACGAATAGTATGGAGAAGTAGTCCAAATGAAGACATCAAACATTTTCGTTTAAATACGCTTACCTATGGAACCACTCCTGCATCTTATTTGGCAATAAGATGTTTGCATGAAGCAGCAAAGgagcaagaaaaaaattatcccaAAGCatgttatgaaataataaataatttttacgtgGATGATTATCTAAGCGGAGGATCTACAGTAGAagaagtaattaaattaaaaaatgaaatatcagaaattttgaaaaaacgggGCTTTAAACTTAGGAAATGGGTGTCaaacaaaaaggaaatttttgaagaaGAAGAGGTTAATAATCTACAGCAGTATATAGTCGTTAAAGAAGTTACTAAAACATTAGGACTTATATGGAATATTAAACAAGACACTCTACAATATGTG GTGGTACTTTCAAGGGGGGCGGTATGTTCCGTAATTTCAATAAGTATAGCACCGAAAATATTCCGTCAGCGAAATACTCTTTCGGACCGGGATTGGGTTCCAGGAAATTCTCCTCTGACCTCGATCGCCAACATAGCCCCCTCTCATTAA